One segment of Paenibacillus sp. FSL R7-0337 DNA contains the following:
- a CDS encoding divergent polysaccharide deacetylase family protein — MNISNHRVKRVLLYSLAAAVIMSAALIPPHGMSVASADKTASATAPAPADSRGSSVSGNRTTGDQQQQALSRVAVIIDDFGNSMRGTEEMFKLPVKITVAVMPFLRSSEQDARRAHELGFDVLVHLPMEPRQGKPEWLGPGAVLTSMNDAEVRGRVEAALDNVPYAIGINNHMGSKVTGDERVMGIVLAVCKERGLFFVDSHTNYRSVAGRMARELGMPPVENHIFLDDVHSASHVIKQMKLVQERALSQKFCVTIGHVGIQGKETAAGIRSGIAGMKDKVQFVGISDLVREEWKWNSRLTLP, encoded by the coding sequence ATGAATATAAGCAATCACAGAGTAAAGCGTGTCCTTCTGTATTCCTTGGCCGCAGCGGTGATTATGTCTGCGGCGCTGATCCCGCCGCATGGAATGTCTGTTGCATCAGCAGACAAGACAGCTTCAGCAACAGCACCCGCACCTGCAGATAGCAGAGGGAGCAGCGTATCGGGCAACCGGACAACTGGAGATCAGCAGCAGCAGGCGCTCAGCCGTGTAGCGGTCATTATCGATGATTTCGGCAACAGCATGCGCGGGACAGAGGAAATGTTCAAGCTGCCCGTCAAAATCACCGTTGCGGTCATGCCGTTCCTGCGCTCCAGCGAACAGGATGCCCGGCGCGCCCATGAGCTGGGCTTCGATGTGCTGGTCCATCTGCCGATGGAGCCGCGTCAGGGCAAGCCGGAATGGCTGGGACCGGGGGCCGTGCTGACCAGCATGAATGACGCCGAGGTCCGGGGGCGGGTGGAGGCTGCACTCGATAATGTGCCTTACGCGATCGGCATCAACAATCATATGGGCTCCAAGGTGACCGGAGATGAACGGGTAATGGGTATTGTGCTTGCGGTCTGCAAGGAGCGCGGTTTATTTTTCGTAGACAGCCATACCAACTATCGTTCAGTTGCGGGACGGATGGCCCGGGAGCTGGGAATGCCGCCGGTGGAGAATCATATCTTCCTGGATGATGTGCATTCGGCAAGCCATGTAATAAAGCAGATGAAGCTTGTGCAGGAGAGGGCCTTGAGCCAAAAGTTCTGCGTCACCATCGGTCATGTCGGCATCCAGGGCAAAGAGACCGCCGCGGGTATCCGCAGCGGCATTGCCGGAATGAAGGACAAGGTGCAATTCGTCGGCATCTCCGATCTGGTCCGTGAGGAATGGAAATGGAATTCCCGGCTTACACTTCCATAA
- a CDS encoding SDR family NAD(P)-dependent oxidoreductase, translating into MNITHDSRTALITGANHGIGLALTRRMLDEGWEVIALIRSAFAEDDSLIREALARRQLRIYKADLSDFTQLRSALQSINHHEKQIDLLFNNAGGSFPELTFSKQGRELHYELQTVVPYIITMELKPLLLKGKLRTVVNTSSNAFMMKRSFDPAALKHPAKFQMLTGPYADTKRALSLWTEAVAPALAEEGILIRSSDPGGNNTLRSGKKSGIPLWLKPITRLFFPEPTHGAGLLYQAALGEHSGKSGVFLIKNQVKPLKFIEHSSRILKDVRAIYEQEFLQSGGA; encoded by the coding sequence ATGAACATAACACACGACTCCCGCACAGCGCTGATCACCGGGGCAAATCATGGCATCGGGCTGGCCCTAACCCGCCGAATGCTGGATGAAGGCTGGGAGGTAATCGCGCTGATCCGCTCAGCATTTGCTGAAGATGACTCCCTGATCCGTGAGGCGCTTGCCCGCAGACAACTTCGAATCTATAAGGCAGACCTGAGTGATTTCACCCAACTGCGGAGTGCCCTGCAGAGCATCAATCATCATGAGAAGCAGATTGATCTGCTGTTCAATAATGCCGGCGGCAGCTTCCCGGAGTTAACCTTCTCCAAGCAAGGGCGTGAGCTGCATTATGAGCTGCAGACGGTCGTTCCGTATATCATTACAATGGAGCTGAAGCCGCTCTTGCTGAAAGGCAAGCTCCGCACGGTCGTGAATACATCCTCCAACGCTTTCATGATGAAACGCAGCTTCGATCCTGCCGCCCTGAAGCACCCGGCCAAATTTCAGATGCTGACCGGCCCTTATGCCGACACCAAGCGCGCCTTGTCCTTGTGGACGGAAGCGGTGGCCCCGGCGCTTGCGGAGGAGGGCATCCTGATCCGAAGTAGCGATCCCGGAGGCAACAATACCCTTCGCAGCGGCAAAAAATCCGGCATCCCGCTATGGTTAAAACCCATTACGCGGCTGTTTTTCCCCGAGCCTACCCATGGGGCAGGCCTGCTGTATCAGGCGGCTCTGGGTGAACACAGCGGCAAGTCCGGTGTCTTCCTGATCAAGAATCAGGTAAAACCGCTGAAATTCATAGAGCATAGCAGCCGTATCCTTAAGGATGTCCGGGCCATTTACGAGCAGGAATTCCTTCAATCCGGCGGTGCATGA
- a CDS encoding PadR family transcriptional regulator has product MTETAFYILLSLTKPRHGYGIIKHVEELSEGRLRLGSGTVYGTLTKMNKDGLITVFADEERKTVYEVSELGKEVMRAEIGRLKELHRNAVTSEEEFQ; this is encoded by the coding sequence ATGACAGAGACGGCCTTCTATATTCTATTGTCCTTAACCAAGCCGCGCCATGGATATGGAATTATTAAGCATGTGGAGGAATTGTCGGAAGGACGGCTCCGGCTGGGCTCCGGTACGGTATATGGAACCTTGACCAAAATGAACAAGGATGGACTGATTACCGTATTTGCCGATGAAGAGAGAAAGACGGTGTACGAGGTGTCTGAGCTGGGGAAGGAAGTCATGCGCGCTGAAATCGGCAGGTTAAAGGAACTTCACCGCAACGCCGTCACCAGTGAGGAGGAATTTCAATGA
- a CDS encoding YqzE family protein, which produces MASGGDDLVKYITEKVVVYIENPGAVHARRKAEKQPWAEKWFGTLPLAWSVWRSKWSRGGAGKE; this is translated from the coding sequence ATGGCATCCGGCGGAGATGATCTGGTGAAGTATATTACGGAAAAGGTAGTTGTCTACATTGAGAATCCGGGCGCTGTCCATGCCCGGCGGAAGGCAGAAAAGCAGCCGTGGGCGGAAAAATGGTTCGGCACGCTGCCGCTCGCTTGGTCTGTCTGGCGCAGCAAATGGAGCAGGGGCGGGGCAGGTAAGGAGTAG
- a CDS encoding HIT domain-containing protein has translation MTEDFYCDEVLSGKTVINKVFETDNILAYHHTKPFYPVHIVAIPKQHISSLLTIQVEEHELLLELIGVIQEVAAQVTEEYGACRVITNLGNYQDSKHLHWHICYGEPLR, from the coding sequence ATGACAGAAGATTTCTATTGTGACGAAGTATTGAGCGGCAAAACAGTAATTAACAAGGTCTTCGAAACGGATAATATTTTAGCGTACCACCATACCAAACCCTTTTACCCTGTTCATATTGTAGCCATTCCCAAACAGCACATCTCCTCCCTATTAACCATTCAGGTGGAAGAGCATGAGCTGCTGCTTGAGCTTATCGGAGTAATCCAGGAGGTTGCCGCCCAGGTAACTGAAGAATACGGAGCATGCAGAGTGATTACCAATCTCGGTAATTATCAGGACTCGAAGCATCTGCACTGGCATATCTGCTATGGGGAACCACTAAGATAG
- a CDS encoding GntR family transcriptional regulator, whose translation MNNSNSLNDVTYNRIKEDIMNMTLEPGMDVSVQKLSERYGVSRTPVREAVVRLQQSGLVEIYPQRKTVVSKIDLQRVREEWFIRTSLESAVIDEFIRKCSELVADTMQELINKQKKYMDKKYFREFYIKDNRFHQLIFQTAGEELSWFTIEEVASHYNRIRLLYGKMEGVQPSDIDKHVKMVAATRKRDVEGMRKVVMEHSNTLLDRVQSMSKQYPQFF comes from the coding sequence ATGAATAACAGTAATTCACTGAATGATGTAACTTACAATAGAATAAAAGAAGACATCATGAATATGACGCTCGAGCCAGGAATGGATGTCAGTGTGCAGAAGCTGTCTGAACGCTATGGCGTCAGCCGGACGCCGGTACGGGAAGCAGTGGTCCGCCTTCAACAGTCAGGACTGGTGGAAATATATCCTCAGCGCAAAACTGTAGTCTCCAAGATTGATCTGCAAAGAGTCCGCGAGGAATGGTTCATCCGGACCTCCCTTGAATCTGCTGTAATCGATGAATTCATCCGCAAATGCAGTGAATTGGTCGCAGATACGATGCAGGAACTGATTAATAAGCAGAAGAAATATATGGACAAGAAATACTTCAGAGAATTCTATATTAAGGACAACCGGTTCCATCAGCTGATCTTTCAGACGGCCGGGGAGGAGTTATCCTGGTTCACCATCGAAGAGGTAGCATCCCATTACAATCGTATCCGTCTGCTCTACGGGAAGATGGAGGGGGTGCAGCCGTCCGATATCGATAAGCATGTGAAGATGGTGGCGGCGACCCGCAAGCGGGATGTGGAAGGGATGCGCAAGGTCGTGATGGAGCATTCCAATACACTGCTGGACCGGGTCCAGAGCATGTCGAAGCAGTACCCGCAATTCTTCTGA
- a CDS encoding MerR family transcriptional regulator: MSLAEADLVQGYSIKETAERTGMSEDTIRYYEKIGLLPRAKRRGNSHRIYSDSDLNRMQLVTCLKKTGMSLDDMRPYLHLSLDADLSDYPELQVMIMDHRRKIVEQIASLQQIVDFIDVKIDQGNLGPQTCELTGDRKQMPSGRKAKAKV, translated from the coding sequence ATGAGTCTGGCAGAAGCGGATCTTGTGCAGGGATATTCGATTAAGGAAACAGCGGAGCGGACAGGAATGTCTGAGGATACGATAAGGTACTACGAGAAGATTGGGCTGCTGCCCCGGGCGAAGCGCAGGGGGAACAGCCATCGCATCTATAGCGATTCGGACCTGAACCGGATGCAACTGGTGACATGCCTCAAAAAAACAGGAATGTCGCTGGACGACATGCGGCCCTATCTTCATCTGTCTCTGGATGCAGATCTGTCGGACTATCCCGAGCTGCAAGTGATGATTATGGATCACAGGCGTAAGATTGTCGAGCAGATCGCATCGCTGCAACAGATTGTAGACTTCATTGATGTCAAAATCGATCAGGGTAATCTGGGCCCGCAGACCTGCGAGCTGACCGGAGACCGCAAGCAGATGCCAAGCGGACGCAAAGCCAAAGCCAAAGTATGA
- a CDS encoding N-acetylmuramoyl-L-alanine amidase — MRQSNVLEPYSTTQYHRSKEQPRLRSGRGLKRIITAACVLLLLTAGGTAEIHAAAPSTNPQAEQPGQRQHMLGHDQRIILIDAGHGGIDGGTSYGSILEKDITLAISRRLFLLLRADGFDTILNRIGDYAPSDENLWLRSRSRHLRDLAQRKELAETLPANVVVSIHINWAKSPSKHGPLVLYRQEGRSFLLARTIQDQLNRLYGMKNDPVRGKPFYLLNKITATTVIVEAGFVSSPADREKLCTPKGQEEIAEAIANGIAAYLMEV; from the coding sequence ATGAGACAATCGAATGTATTGGAGCCCTATAGCACTACACAGTACCACCGTTCAAAAGAGCAGCCCCGGCTGAGATCCGGGCGGGGGCTTAAGCGGATCATAACCGCAGCATGCGTTCTGCTCCTGCTTACGGCAGGCGGCACCGCAGAGATCCACGCGGCTGCACCTAGCACTAATCCACAGGCAGAACAGCCCGGACAGCGCCAGCATATGCTCGGCCATGATCAGCGGATCATTCTGATCGATGCCGGCCATGGGGGGATTGACGGCGGAACCTCTTACGGCAGCATTCTGGAGAAGGACATCACCCTCGCCATCTCGCGCCGCCTCTTTCTCCTGCTGCGTGCGGACGGCTTCGATACGATTCTGAACCGTATCGGCGATTATGCGCCCAGCGATGAGAATCTGTGGCTGCGCAGCAGATCCCGGCATTTGCGCGATCTGGCCCAGCGCAAGGAGCTGGCAGAGACCCTTCCGGCCAATGTTGTGGTCAGCATCCATATTAACTGGGCGAAATCCCCGTCCAAGCATGGTCCGCTCGTCCTGTACCGCCAGGAAGGACGCAGCTTTCTGCTGGCCCGGACCATACAGGATCAGCTCAACAGGCTCTACGGGATGAAGAATGATCCTGTCCGGGGCAAGCCCTTCTACCTGCTCAACAAAATAACCGCCACAACGGTGATCGTTGAGGCGGGATTTGTCAGCAGTCCGGCTGACCGCGAGAAGCTCTGTACACCGAAGGGCCAGGAAGAGATCGCCGAAGCCATTGCGAACGGGATCGCTGCCTACCTTATGGAAGTGTAA
- a CDS encoding glycerol dehydrogenase, protein MPQIIYSPSKYIQGNGEIARLGSYCLQMGDKGAYAIVDPFILSRYGQEIKDGFLAEQLPLMLREFQGECSLVQVEQMVAELNRGQVGTIVGIGGGKTLDTAKAVSHFANLPVLLVPTVASTDAPCSALAVLYSDSGEFDRYLPLRRSPDLVVADVAIIAGAPVRLLAAGMGDALSTYYEARACSRSGAVTSTGGTGTLAALALARTCLDTLLADGQQALKDASEGRVTAAVHHIVEANIYLSGIGFESGGLAAAHAIHNGLTLLEECRHVLHGEKVAFATLVQLILEGAEEPEIAGVVEFCRMAGLPVTLAAMGLAGVEQDRLLLAAEASCNLENSPMGNMPFAVTPQQVLKAMLDADRRGAGEMA, encoded by the coding sequence ATGCCGCAGATTATTTATTCACCGTCAAAATATATTCAGGGCAACGGGGAGATTGCCAGACTGGGCAGTTACTGTCTGCAAATGGGGGATAAAGGAGCGTATGCCATAGTTGATCCTTTTATCCTCTCAAGGTATGGGCAAGAGATTAAGGACGGCTTCTTGGCCGAGCAGCTTCCCTTGATGTTGCGTGAATTCCAAGGGGAGTGCAGCCTGGTGCAGGTGGAGCAGATGGTAGCTGAGCTGAACAGGGGACAGGTGGGGACCATCGTAGGGATTGGCGGCGGCAAAACGCTGGATACAGCTAAGGCCGTCAGCCATTTCGCTAATCTGCCGGTGCTGCTGGTGCCGACAGTCGCTTCAACAGATGCACCTTGTAGCGCCTTGGCGGTTCTATATAGCGACTCTGGAGAGTTCGACCGGTATCTTCCGCTGCGCCGCAGCCCGGATCTGGTAGTTGCAGATGTGGCGATCATTGCAGGTGCTCCCGTAAGATTGCTGGCCGCCGGAATGGGCGACGCCTTGTCCACCTACTATGAAGCCCGGGCTTGCAGCCGGTCGGGAGCAGTAACCAGCACCGGAGGGACCGGGACGCTGGCGGCTCTCGCCCTGGCCCGTACCTGCCTGGATACGCTGCTTGCGGATGGGCAGCAGGCGCTGAAGGATGCCAGTGAGGGCCGTGTCACGGCTGCCGTTCATCACATCGTTGAAGCGAATATCTATCTCAGCGGGATCGGATTCGAGAGCGGAGGCTTAGCCGCCGCCCATGCCATTCATAACGGATTGACGCTGCTGGAAGAGTGCAGGCATGTACTGCACGGTGAAAAGGTGGCTTTTGCTACACTGGTGCAGCTGATCCTGGAGGGTGCGGAAGAGCCAGAGATTGCCGGAGTTGTGGAATTCTGCCGGATGGCTGGTCTGCCTGTGACCCTGGCTGCAATGGGACTGGCTGGTGTGGAGCAGGACCGGCTGCTGCTGGCTGCCGAGGCCAGCTGTAACCTGGAGAATAGTCCGATGGGCAATATGCCGTTTGCCGTGACACCGCAGCAGGTACTGAAGGCTATGCTTGACGCTGACAGACGCGGAGCTGGAGAAATGGCATAG
- a CDS encoding PhzF family phenazine biosynthesis protein — protein sequence MNVEVYTLNAFSEGERGGNPAGVVLEQALSLDAAQMQLIAKELGFSETAFMEKSLLADYKIRYFTPASEVDLCGHATIAAFGLMHSLGLSKEATSYSIETKAGILDVDISSEGLVYLSQVVPQFFERISCEEIAPSLRMDAEELQTELPIQIVSTGLRDIMIPIRSRKLLNEIQPNFDAIIAISEKYDVVGYHLFTMDTPDDSAAECRNFAPLYDIPEESATGTSNGALLSYLYQYGQRSLQEVENVMFRQGYSMDCPSEIKAGLRLSESGEINQVRVGGAVARIERRHIMI from the coding sequence ATGAATGTGGAAGTGTATACGTTAAATGCATTTTCGGAAGGGGAGCGTGGCGGTAATCCGGCAGGCGTTGTCTTGGAGCAAGCTCTTTCTCTAGATGCTGCCCAAATGCAGCTCATAGCGAAGGAATTGGGCTTTTCGGAGACGGCCTTTATGGAAAAATCCCTGCTTGCGGATTACAAAATCCGCTATTTCACCCCCGCCAGCGAAGTTGATCTGTGCGGACACGCCACGATTGCTGCGTTTGGACTAATGCATTCACTGGGTTTGTCAAAGGAAGCGACCTCCTATTCAATAGAAACCAAGGCAGGGATTCTTGATGTCGATATTAGCTCCGAGGGTCTTGTTTACTTGTCACAGGTTGTACCACAATTTTTTGAAAGGATATCCTGTGAGGAAATCGCCCCATCTTTGAGGATGGATGCCGAAGAACTGCAGACAGAGTTGCCCATCCAGATTGTTTCGACAGGCTTGCGGGACATTATGATTCCAATCCGGAGCAGGAAGCTCTTGAATGAGATTCAGCCAAATTTTGATGCCATAATCGCTATCAGCGAAAAATATGATGTGGTTGGATATCATCTGTTCACGATGGATACTCCAGATGATTCTGCTGCGGAATGCCGGAATTTTGCGCCGCTGTACGATATTCCCGAGGAGAGCGCGACAGGAACATCCAATGGTGCCTTACTCAGCTATTTGTACCAATACGGCCAACGATCTTTGCAGGAAGTGGAGAATGTTATGTTCAGGCAAGGGTATTCGATGGATTGTCCTTCTGAAATTAAGGCTGGATTGCGCCTGAGCGAGAGCGGTGAAATCAATCAGGTTCGGGTCGGCGGTGCAGTGGCTCGAATTGAACGAAGACATATCATGATATAA
- a CDS encoding DUF2812 domain-containing protein codes for MRTVFRPFWSYDLPGTEAWLADMAGKGWRVEEWSLLLRRFTFRQAEPIRLTYQLAYHSAKLSSMSPYLAAEGWSKRLQQGKWSLYENDRLPSQISAYPSRKDVLRRNRIISYLFMGILVYLLLIALIPLLVLGLTFNQGTPVRIQPSPLWTVTWTAAAGALALLVLAIYSIVKLRAASKVFLLNHQNLKKPPGPQKPAGTTMARMKPSWMYAPDRLEQWLEDKEKHGWNLYKVGFGGTLFHFSKGSPRRMTYHADYQVIADEGYFELHQEAGWTRLYSSPFSLQKWTLWSREEQNAAEQQEIYSDPVHRLKQARKIAISYTLLFLPMILLYSLNLSAFIDSMLRDGITASQAWNTSIMFLSILLFGSFAGRTWLYYRRLKQQ; via the coding sequence ATGAGAACTGTATTTCGGCCCTTTTGGAGCTATGATCTGCCAGGGACAGAAGCCTGGTTGGCCGATATGGCCGGCAAGGGATGGCGTGTGGAAGAATGGAGCTTACTGCTGCGGCGCTTTACCTTCCGGCAGGCTGAGCCTATCCGGCTAACTTATCAGCTGGCTTATCATTCGGCCAAGCTTTCATCCATGTCTCCTTATCTTGCCGCAGAGGGATGGAGCAAGCGGCTGCAGCAAGGAAAATGGAGTCTGTACGAGAATGACCGGCTGCCGTCACAGATTAGCGCCTATCCTTCACGTAAGGATGTCCTGAGGCGAAACCGCATCATCTCCTATCTTTTCATGGGAATCCTGGTGTATTTGCTGCTCATTGCCCTTATTCCACTGCTTGTACTAGGGCTCACCTTCAATCAGGGTACTCCAGTCCGCATTCAGCCTAGTCCGCTGTGGACCGTTACCTGGACCGCAGCAGCGGGAGCCCTGGCCCTGCTTGTTCTTGCAATTTACTCTATAGTGAAGCTCCGGGCTGCCAGTAAGGTATTTCTGCTAAACCATCAGAACCTGAAGAAGCCTCCCGGACCGCAGAAGCCTGCCGGCACTACGATGGCGCGGATGAAGCCCAGCTGGATGTACGCCCCTGACCGGCTGGAGCAATGGCTGGAGGACAAAGAGAAGCACGGATGGAATCTCTATAAAGTAGGCTTCGGAGGAACGCTGTTCCATTTCAGTAAGGGAAGTCCACGCCGCATGACCTATCACGCCGACTATCAGGTCATTGCCGATGAAGGGTATTTCGAGCTGCACCAGGAGGCTGGCTGGACGAGACTCTACAGCTCTCCCTTCTCTCTGCAGAAATGGACCCTCTGGAGCCGGGAGGAGCAGAACGCTGCGGAGCAGCAGGAAATCTATAGTGATCCGGTCCACCGCCTGAAGCAGGCACGTAAAATCGCCATCAGCTATACCCTGCTGTTCCTGCCCATGATCCTGCTCTACAGCCTTAATCTGTCGGCCTTCATTGATAGCATGCTGCGGGACGGGATCACCGCATCCCAGGCGTGGAACACTTCAATTATGTTCCTGTCCATTCTGCTCTTCGGTTCGTTCGCGGGCAGAACGTGGCTATATTACCGGCGGCTCAAGCAGCAATAG
- a CDS encoding YihY/virulence factor BrkB family protein, which yields MNSTSGSRRGTFKFIKQLWVKIGADDVQGIAAQLTYYLILSLFPFLIFIMTLIGYANISLEKNIGQLEQIMPAEAISIIEEILQDVSAGRSQTLLSFGMLATLWAASKGINAIIKGLNRAYEIDESRVFWKIRGIALLATLTIGFVVLLSILLLVLGSWLKTQVFLLVDLPYGFQKLWDLLQYAIPLFVMFIVFTLLYWIAPSRRLALREVMPGALFTTIGWITTSILFSVYVNQFSDFSKTYGSLGGVTVLLIWLYISSFIILAGGEINAVLLNRRVNSMPFSSFKGQKLP from the coding sequence ATGAACAGCACTTCCGGCAGTAGAAGAGGCACTTTCAAGTTCATCAAGCAGCTATGGGTGAAAATAGGCGCCGATGATGTCCAGGGCATCGCTGCGCAGCTGACCTATTATTTAATCCTGTCCCTGTTTCCTTTTCTGATCTTCATCATGACCCTGATCGGGTATGCGAATATCTCGCTGGAGAAAAATATAGGGCAGCTGGAGCAGATCATGCCCGCCGAAGCCATCTCTATTATAGAAGAGATTCTGCAGGATGTATCTGCCGGACGCAGCCAGACACTGTTGTCCTTCGGGATGCTGGCTACCTTGTGGGCCGCCTCCAAAGGAATCAATGCTATCATCAAGGGGCTTAACCGTGCCTACGAGATTGACGAGAGCAGAGTGTTCTGGAAAATCCGGGGGATCGCCCTGCTCGCTACCTTGACAATCGGATTCGTCGTACTGCTCAGCATTCTGCTACTGGTCCTTGGCAGCTGGCTTAAGACGCAAGTCTTCCTGCTGGTTGATCTTCCCTACGGATTCCAAAAGCTCTGGGATCTGCTGCAATACGCGATTCCGCTGTTCGTGATGTTCATCGTCTTCACCCTGCTGTACTGGATCGCTCCCAGCCGGAGATTGGCGCTGCGGGAGGTCATGCCTGGGGCGTTGTTCACCACCATCGGCTGGATTACGACCTCGATTCTGTTCTCGGTATACGTCAATCAATTCAGTGATTTCTCCAAAACCTACGGCAGTCTCGGGGGCGTAACAGTGCTGCTAATCTGGCTCTATATCAGCTCATTCATTATCCTGGCCGGAGGCGAGATCAACGCGGTCCTGCTGAACCGCAGGGTGAATAGTATGCCCTTCAGCTCCTTCAAAGGACAGAAGCTCCCATGA